In the Bradyrhizobium guangzhouense genome, one interval contains:
- the pufM gene encoding photosynthetic reaction center subunit M, with protein MAEYQNIFTQVQVRSPVYPGIPLQPGIWERLGKGGHYYWLGKIGDSQIGPVYLGFFGLASLLSGFAAIEIIGLNMLASVNWSPLEFVRQFPWLALQPPAPEYGLQIFPPLQEGGWWLMAGFFLTTSILLWWVRTYRRARALGLGTHVSWAFAAAIWLYLVLGFIRPILMGSWSEAVPFGIFPHLDWTNNFSITHGNLFYNPFHMLSIAFLYGSALLFAMHGATVLAISRYGGEREIEQVVDRGTAFERGALFWRWTMGFNATAESIHRWAWWFAVLCPLTGGIGILLSGTVVDNWFDWGVKHGLAMPR; from the coding sequence ATGGCCGAATATCAGAACATCTTCACGCAGGTTCAGGTGCGCAGCCCCGTCTATCCGGGAATTCCTTTGCAGCCGGGGATCTGGGAGCGCTTGGGCAAAGGCGGTCACTATTACTGGCTCGGTAAGATCGGCGATTCGCAGATCGGTCCCGTCTATCTCGGCTTCTTCGGGCTCGCGTCGCTCCTGTCCGGCTTCGCAGCGATCGAGATCATCGGTCTCAACATGCTGGCCTCGGTGAACTGGAGCCCGCTTGAGTTCGTCCGCCAATTTCCGTGGCTCGCGCTGCAGCCGCCGGCCCCGGAATATGGGCTGCAGATATTCCCGCCCTTGCAGGAAGGCGGGTGGTGGCTGATGGCCGGCTTCTTCCTGACGACCTCGATCCTGCTGTGGTGGGTGCGGACCTATCGCCGCGCCCGCGCGCTGGGACTTGGCACTCATGTATCCTGGGCCTTCGCGGCAGCGATCTGGCTTTATCTCGTGCTCGGCTTCATTAGGCCGATCCTGATGGGAAGCTGGAGCGAGGCGGTGCCTTTCGGGATCTTCCCGCATCTGGACTGGACCAACAATTTCTCCATCACGCACGGAAACCTGTTCTACAACCCGTTCCACATGCTTTCGATTGCGTTCCTCTATGGCTCGGCGCTGCTGTTCGCCATGCACGGCGCGACCGTGCTCGCCATCAGCCGCTACGGCGGCGAGCGCGAGATTGAGCAGGTCGTCGATCGCGGCACAGCGTTCGAGCGCGGCGCGTTGTTCTGGCGCTGGACCATGGGTTTCAACGCCACTGCCGAGTCCATTCATCGCTGGGCTTGGTGGTTCGCGGTGCTTTGCCCCTTGACCGGCGGCATCGGTATCTTACTGTCGGGAACGGTCGTCGATAATTGGTTTGACTGGGGCGTGAAGCACGGTCTGGCAATGCCTCGGTAA
- a CDS encoding BCD family MFS transporter, with protein MEATLRPLSWLGIVRLGLVQAALGAIVVLTTSTLNRVMVVELALPAMLPGLLVGLHYAMQIFRPRLGYGSDLGGRRTPWIIGGMAVLAAGGALAAIATAWMATWLLTGIVLAVIAFLMIGIGVGAAGTSLLVLLAKRTAPERRSAAASIAWVMMIAGFIVTTIIAGRALDPYSGGRLIIVSSTVSAIALLLAIAGIWNIEGEVLPHQRVTIAPRGTSFTRELKEIWADSKVRRFAIFIFVSMLAYSAQDLILEPFAGAVFGMTPGETTRLSGTQHSGALIGMMLVPLVNMLVPAWRTRTGPWIVGGCIASALSLSSLALAALVGPPWPLQLSVLALGITNGAYAIAAIGAMMNLVGAGQRDREGTRMGVWGASQAISFGLGGLLGTLASDAARYVLPSPSLSYAAVFAAEAGLFLAAAYLAIWIGQPLSKDNAESSLAVAAQAGSMT; from the coding sequence ATGGAAGCGACGTTGCGTCCACTTTCCTGGCTCGGCATTGTCCGCCTCGGCCTTGTCCAAGCCGCCCTTGGTGCGATTGTCGTGCTCACGACGTCGACGCTGAACCGGGTCATGGTGGTAGAGCTCGCGCTGCCGGCGATGTTGCCCGGTCTGCTGGTCGGTCTTCACTACGCGATGCAAATTTTCCGTCCGCGTCTCGGCTATGGTTCGGACCTCGGTGGCCGCCGCACTCCATGGATCATCGGTGGCATGGCCGTGCTTGCAGCGGGCGGCGCACTCGCGGCAATCGCGACCGCCTGGATGGCAACATGGCTGCTTACCGGAATCGTTCTCGCCGTGATCGCCTTTTTGATGATCGGCATCGGTGTTGGCGCAGCCGGAACATCGCTGCTTGTTCTGCTCGCCAAACGCACGGCGCCGGAACGGAGAAGCGCCGCCGCGTCCATCGCATGGGTCATGATGATCGCGGGTTTCATCGTTACCACGATCATCGCCGGCCGCGCGCTCGACCCCTATTCGGGCGGACGGCTCATCATCGTGTCATCGACGGTGTCGGCGATCGCCCTCCTCCTTGCAATCGCTGGTATCTGGAACATCGAAGGCGAGGTATTGCCACATCAGCGCGTCACAATCGCGCCGCGCGGCACCTCCTTCACCAGAGAGTTGAAGGAAATTTGGGCGGATTCAAAAGTTCGCCGCTTCGCGATCTTCATCTTCGTCTCGATGCTGGCTTACAGCGCCCAAGACCTCATCCTCGAGCCCTTTGCAGGCGCGGTGTTCGGGATGACGCCAGGGGAAACGACGAGATTGTCAGGCACCCAACACAGCGGCGCATTGATCGGCATGATGCTCGTCCCGCTGGTCAACATGCTGGTGCCAGCCTGGCGAACGCGCACCGGGCCCTGGATCGTGGGCGGATGCATCGCGTCAGCGCTGTCCTTGTCGAGCCTCGCGCTTGCAGCTCTCGTAGGCCCCCCGTGGCCGCTGCAGCTGTCGGTCCTCGCGCTCGGCATCACCAATGGCGCCTATGCGATCGCGGCGATCGGGGCGATGATGAATTTGGTCGGTGCCGGCCAGCGCGACCGCGAAGGCACACGCATGGGCGTGTGGGGCGCGTCACAAGCGATCTCCTTCGGGCTTGGCGGCTTGCTGGGGACACTCGCCAGCGACGCAGCGCGGTACGTGCTTCCATCACCGTCACTCTCCTATGCAGCAGTGTTTGCGGCCGAAGCCGGTCTGTTCTTGGCGGCGGCGTATCTCGCAATCTGGATCGGCCAGCCGCTGTCCAAGGATAACGCCGAGAGTTCGCTGGCCGTGGCGGCCCAGGCAGGGAGTATGACGTGA
- a CDS encoding heme oxygenase (biliverdin-producing) gives MRPASLVEALRERTRDLHVRAERSGIIADILTGRCTRESYARLLRSLLPVYQALERQLTMCARSSAVAPIVFRELERAEAIAADLHHFPPGQEETSPAVERYVTAIIAASKGDGSRLIAHAYARYLGDLSGGQILSRLLARSLDLPPEALTFYAFPAIFDVVAFKSGYRAAIDRAGDESEDFDAVVEEGALAFELNIELSLALQADVAQSGS, from the coding sequence TTGCGCCCGGCGAGCCTGGTAGAGGCGTTGCGGGAGCGGACGCGGGATCTGCATGTTCGGGCAGAACGGTCCGGGATCATCGCCGATATTCTGACGGGGCGTTGCACGCGTGAGAGCTACGCACGCCTGCTACGAAGCCTGTTGCCGGTGTATCAGGCGCTTGAGCGGCAATTGACCATGTGTGCCCGGTCATCGGCGGTTGCCCCGATTGTGTTTCGGGAGCTCGAGCGCGCCGAAGCAATAGCTGCGGATCTGCATCACTTTCCACCAGGCCAGGAAGAGACCTCGCCGGCAGTGGAACGGTATGTCACCGCGATCATCGCGGCTTCGAAAGGCGACGGCAGCAGGCTGATCGCCCACGCCTATGCGCGCTATCTCGGCGACCTCAGCGGCGGTCAGATCCTGAGCCGCCTGCTTGCCCGCTCGCTCGATCTTCCGCCTGAAGCACTGACTTTCTATGCTTTCCCCGCAATCTTCGACGTCGTAGCGTTCAAGTCGGGCTATCGAGCCGCCATCGATCGCGCCGGCGATGAAAGCGAGGATTTCGATGCTGTCGTCGAAGAGGGAGCGCTGGCTTTCGAGTTGAATATCGAGCTTTCGCTTGCGCTGCAGGCGGATGTCGCCCAAAGCGGTTCCTGA
- a CDS encoding GAF domain-containing protein, with amino-acid sequence MTSVPLASPAFGQATLANCEREQIHLAGSIQPHGALLVVREPDNVVIQASANASDILKISPVVGRSLTDFDGNLLLKILPHLGGPLHSKPMTVRCSLGSPQQRFDCTIHRPSNGGLMLELEPAAPSADPTPALDGAFHRITSSSSLRALCDETAAIFKDITGYDRVMVYRFDEEGHGEIFSERRRQDLEAFLGNRYPASDIPQIARKLYERNRVRLLVDVNYTPVPLQPRLSPLNGRDLDMSLSCLRSMSPIHQKYLQNMGVGATLVCSLMVCNRLWGLIACHHYSPRFIPFDMRAVCEALAEACAIRIAALESFAQSQSELVVRRLEQRLIEAVSRDGDWQTALFDGAQSLLQPLGATGAALLFEGQVTTTGDVPATQRIREIGTWLDSKRTERASSRPENLVTASLTIDEPAFIDLRSVASGVIAVPLSASPGEYLIWFRPERVTTVTWGGDPLKAVIIGDDPSDLSPRRSFAQWHQLVEGKSDPWSLAEISSARMIGETVADVALQFRTVRMVIAQDQLETISRQVTQSEQPVIIADVEGRILLLNEAFEQQLRAPHPHLPHLRDLGSYFTSPADFRANLEDMLRNKRSWRGELQIDNKGAQPRSLMLRADPVIGPHDRVLGFVMIFSDLSDRKAAESARTRFQEDIEGPRRPSLRLDSSASLLYQELAASAVANAQLAALEVTHGAEISRMPEMLDSIRSSTSRTLDILEHLVWHTSHSDS; translated from the coding sequence TTGACCTCGGTCCCTCTTGCATCGCCCGCATTCGGGCAGGCAACGCTTGCCAATTGCGAGCGCGAGCAAATCCATCTGGCAGGATCGATCCAGCCTCATGGCGCGCTTCTCGTCGTTCGGGAGCCTGACAACGTTGTCATTCAAGCAAGTGCCAACGCGAGCGACATCCTGAAAATCAGCCCCGTCGTCGGCCGATCTCTCACCGACTTCGACGGCAATCTTCTGCTGAAGATTCTGCCGCACCTGGGAGGGCCGCTGCATTCGAAGCCGATGACTGTCCGATGCAGCCTTGGCAGCCCGCAACAGCGGTTCGACTGCACGATCCATCGACCGTCAAACGGCGGCCTCATGCTGGAGCTCGAACCCGCCGCTCCGTCGGCTGATCCGACGCCCGCCCTTGACGGCGCCTTTCATCGCATCACCTCCTCATCCTCGCTGCGCGCGCTCTGCGACGAGACAGCCGCCATCTTCAAGGATATTACCGGTTACGATCGCGTAATGGTCTACCGCTTTGACGAGGAAGGTCACGGCGAGATATTTTCCGAGCGACGACGCCAGGACCTGGAAGCATTCCTCGGCAACCGGTATCCGGCATCGGACATCCCCCAAATCGCGCGCAAGCTTTACGAGCGTAACCGCGTTCGCTTGCTGGTGGACGTCAACTACACGCCCGTGCCGTTGCAGCCACGCCTCTCGCCGCTGAACGGCCGGGACCTCGACATGTCCTTGAGCTGCCTGCGCAGCATGTCCCCGATCCACCAAAAATACCTGCAGAATATGGGCGTCGGCGCGACGCTGGTCTGCTCCCTGATGGTGTGCAATCGGCTATGGGGCCTCATCGCCTGCCATCATTATTCCCCTCGCTTCATTCCTTTCGATATGAGGGCGGTGTGTGAAGCGCTGGCAGAGGCCTGCGCAATCCGGATTGCTGCGCTCGAAAGCTTCGCGCAGAGCCAATCGGAACTCGTGGTCCGCAGGCTCGAGCAGCGATTGATTGAAGCCGTTTCGCGCGATGGCGATTGGCAGACCGCTCTGTTCGACGGAGCGCAGTCATTGCTCCAGCCGCTGGGTGCGACCGGCGCCGCGCTGTTGTTCGAGGGACAGGTCACAACCACCGGCGACGTACCTGCGACGCAACGCATTCGTGAAATCGGGACCTGGCTCGACAGCAAGCGAACCGAACGGGCCAGCTCACGGCCTGAGAACCTGGTCACGGCTTCGCTGACGATCGACGAGCCAGCTTTCATCGATCTGCGATCGGTTGCCAGTGGAGTCATCGCCGTACCGCTTTCGGCGAGCCCCGGGGAATATCTGATCTGGTTCCGACCGGAACGCGTGACCACAGTCACCTGGGGCGGCGATCCGCTCAAGGCGGTAATCATCGGCGATGATCCATCCGATCTTTCGCCGCGTCGCTCCTTTGCACAATGGCACCAGTTGGTGGAAGGCAAATCCGATCCTTGGTCTCTGGCCGAGATATCCTCGGCGCGTATGATCGGGGAGACCGTCGCGGACGTCGCCCTGCAATTTCGTACCGTGCGGATGGTCATTGCGCAGGATCAGCTCGAGACGATCAGCCGCCAAGTCACTCAATCCGAACAACCCGTCATCATCGCCGATGTGGAAGGCCGCATCCTGCTCCTCAACGAGGCATTCGAGCAACAGCTGCGAGCACCGCATCCCCACTTGCCTCACCTTCGCGATCTCGGCAGCTACTTCACCTCGCCGGCCGACTTCCGCGCCAATCTGGAAGACATGCTTCGCAACAAGCGCAGCTGGCGGGGTGAATTGCAGATCGACAACAAGGGGGCTCAGCCTCGATCGCTGATGCTGCGTGCTGACCCGGTGATCGGCCCGCACGACCGCGTACTCGGTTTCGTGATGATCTTCTCCGATCTCAGCGACCGCAAGGCGGCGGAATCCGCGCGGACCCGATTCCAGGAAGACATCGAAGGGCCACGGCGGCCAAGCCTGCGCCTCGATTCGAGCGCCAGCCTGCTCTATCAGGAGCTTGCGGCGTCAGCCGTGGCAAACGCGCAGCTTGCAGCGCTCGAGGTCACGCATGGCGCGGAGATCAGCCGGATGCCCGAGATGCTCGACAGCATTCGCAGCTCGACCAGCCGGACGCTCGACATTCTCGAGCATCTGGTCTGGCATACTTCGCATTCGGACAGCTGA
- a CDS encoding geranylgeranyl diphosphate reductase, which yields MIEARTFDVAIVGGGPAGATAANDLARLGYDVLLLDRAGRIKPCGGAIPPRLIDEFEIPDELLVARISSARMVSPTDSQVDMPIEGGFVGMVDRDVFDEWLRQRAARSGAERQTGTFKELLRDRDGMATLVCDRRDADGATQMISIRARAVIGADGALSAIARQCIPGADNIRYVFAYHEIVRSPEQGGIPFDGTRCDVIYRGKLSPDFYSWIFPHGATTSIGTGSACKGFSLRGSVSELRQTLGLDQAATIRREGAPIPLEPLKRWDNGQDVVLAGDAAGVVAPASGEGIYYAMACGRLTADAVHKFLLTGDARQLKNARKRFMRLHGGVFWILGLMQRYWYTNDSRRERFVAICRDRDVQQLTWDAYMNKALVRARPLSHVRIFFKNIAHLTGLARAS from the coding sequence GTGATCGAAGCCCGGACATTCGACGTCGCGATCGTTGGAGGCGGCCCGGCTGGCGCCACCGCGGCCAATGATCTGGCTCGGCTCGGTTACGATGTGCTCCTGCTTGATCGTGCCGGGAGAATCAAGCCATGCGGCGGCGCGATCCCGCCGCGGCTGATCGACGAGTTCGAGATTCCCGACGAGCTTCTGGTCGCGCGAATCTCGTCTGCCAGAATGGTATCGCCCACCGATAGTCAGGTCGACATGCCGATCGAGGGCGGCTTTGTCGGAATGGTCGATCGCGACGTCTTCGACGAATGGTTGCGCCAGCGCGCCGCACGTTCGGGCGCCGAGCGGCAGACCGGCACGTTCAAGGAGTTGCTGCGCGACCGAGACGGCATGGCGACGCTCGTCTGCGACAGACGCGACGCCGACGGCGCAACACAGATGATTTCGATTCGCGCCCGCGCCGTGATCGGCGCTGATGGCGCATTGTCGGCGATAGCTCGTCAATGCATTCCCGGTGCCGACAACATTCGCTATGTCTTTGCCTATCACGAGATTGTCCGCTCGCCCGAACAGGGAGGCATCCCCTTCGACGGCACACGCTGCGACGTGATCTATCGTGGCAAGCTGTCGCCGGACTTCTATAGCTGGATCTTTCCACATGGTGCCACGACTAGCATCGGCACAGGCAGCGCCTGCAAGGGATTTTCCCTACGGGGCTCCGTAAGCGAATTGCGCCAGACCCTTGGTCTCGACCAAGCCGCGACCATCCGGCGCGAAGGCGCCCCGATCCCGCTCGAACCTCTCAAGCGCTGGGACAACGGCCAGGATGTCGTGCTGGCGGGCGACGCCGCCGGCGTTGTGGCGCCGGCGTCCGGCGAAGGCATCTATTACGCCATGGCTTGCGGGCGCCTCACAGCCGATGCGGTCCATAAGTTCCTGCTGACGGGCGATGCGCGTCAGCTCAAGAATGCACGCAAACGCTTCATGCGCCTGCATGGCGGCGTGTTCTGGATCCTCGGCCTGATGCAGCGCTATTGGTACACCAACGACAGCCGTCGCGAACGCTTCGTCGCCATCTGTCGGGACCGTGACGTCCAGCAGCTGACCTGGGATGCCTACATGAACAAGGCCCTTGTGCGCGCCAGACCGCTGTCACATGTGCGGATCTTCTTCAAGAACATTGCACATCTGACGGGCCTCGCTCGCGCGAGCTGA
- the chlG gene encoding chlorophyll synthase ChlG, with the protein MTDIAPTSSLRRPSPSAVLELLKPITWFPPVWAFGCGIVSSGQSPAGRWPTILAGVVLAGPLVCATSQAVNDWYDRHVDAINEPHRPIPSGRIPGRWGFNIAVIWTMLSVALASQLGSWVCGATVFGLVLAWAYSAPPLRLKQNGWVGNGAVGLCYEGLPWLTAAAIMTNGAPDWRITGVALLYSLGAHGIMTLNDFKSIEGDRRMGIFSLPVHLGAHRAALLACLTMALAQAIVVGLLCTWQRPIHAAVVLGLLIGQFALMRRLLQNPREHAPWYNGTGVSLYVLGMLVTAFALGGLTA; encoded by the coding sequence ATGACCGACATCGCTCCGACATCATCACTGAGGCGCCCGTCGCCTTCTGCCGTGCTCGAACTGTTGAAGCCCATTACCTGGTTTCCACCGGTGTGGGCATTCGGCTGCGGAATCGTCTCGTCGGGTCAGAGCCCGGCCGGACGCTGGCCGACGATCCTTGCAGGCGTCGTTCTGGCCGGGCCTCTCGTCTGCGCCACGAGCCAGGCTGTGAACGACTGGTACGACCGCCATGTCGATGCGATCAACGAACCGCACCGCCCGATCCCCTCCGGCCGTATACCCGGTCGCTGGGGCTTCAATATCGCGGTGATCTGGACGATGTTGTCGGTCGCCTTGGCTAGTCAGCTGGGTTCCTGGGTCTGCGGCGCGACCGTGTTTGGACTGGTCCTGGCATGGGCCTACAGCGCCCCTCCGCTACGGCTCAAGCAAAATGGTTGGGTCGGCAATGGTGCTGTTGGCCTCTGCTATGAAGGACTGCCTTGGCTGACCGCCGCCGCCATCATGACCAACGGCGCGCCGGACTGGCGGATCACCGGCGTGGCCTTGCTTTACAGCCTTGGCGCCCACGGCATCATGACCCTGAACGATTTCAAATCGATCGAGGGGGACCGCAGGATGGGGATCTTTTCCTTGCCGGTGCACCTCGGCGCACACCGCGCCGCGCTGCTGGCTTGTCTCACCATGGCGTTGGCGCAAGCGATCGTCGTTGGGCTGCTCTGCACCTGGCAAAGACCAATTCACGCGGCAGTCGTTCTTGGGCTGCTGATTGGTCAGTTCGCGTTGATGCGACGGCTCCTGCAGAACCCGCGCGAGCATGCGCCCTGGTACAACGGAACGGGCGTAAGCCTGTATGTGCTGGGCATGCTTGTCACGGCGTTTGCGCTCGGAGGGCTTACGGCATGA
- a CDS encoding c-type cytochrome, with product MTGKLAAIAAGFAAFAALAPSTSFAAGEGAGGDAAKGEQVFKQCMTCHRIGPEAKNMVGPVLTGVIGRQSGTAPGFAYSELNKHAGENGLVWSEDLIFEYLPDPNAFLKKFLTDKGKADLATGSTKMVFKLANEQQRKDVIAYIKTFSPDKK from the coding sequence ATGACAGGAAAATTGGCGGCAATCGCAGCTGGCTTCGCGGCATTCGCCGCGCTGGCACCGTCCACGAGCTTCGCTGCAGGCGAGGGAGCGGGAGGCGACGCTGCAAAGGGAGAGCAGGTTTTCAAGCAATGCATGACCTGTCATCGCATCGGCCCGGAGGCCAAGAACATGGTCGGTCCGGTTTTGACTGGCGTGATCGGTCGCCAATCGGGAACGGCACCCGGCTTCGCCTATTCCGAGCTCAACAAACACGCGGGAGAGAACGGTCTCGTCTGGAGCGAGGACCTGATTTTCGAATATCTGCCCGATCCCAACGCCTTCCTGAAGAAGTTCCTAACTGACAAGGGCAAGGCCGATCTCGCCACTGGCTCGACCAAGATGGTCTTCAAGCTTGCTAACGAGCAGCAGCGCAAGGACGTCATCGCCTACATCAAGACGTTCTCTCCGGATAAGAAGTAG
- the ppsR gene encoding transcriptional regulator PpsR produces the protein MSEFNAPQPDVTLLLDMDGVIREVTLAPAMSKENIDAWVGRPWSDVVGGASDKIQRMMQDTQRTGISAFRQITQKFPSGLELPMEFTTVLLGGRAGMLAIGKNLQAVAELQARLISAQQTIERDYWKLREIETRYRLVIEDSNDAVLLVKVADLRIVEANRTAATALAGAARRKEGPVGRDFLQEIAAKDREPIELMLRRVRDQGKAPGIVVHLGAESAPWTVRGSLMTQESTPVFLLQMTPIGKSTGAAVSEQEDLEDVLDRLPDPVAIIDDNGEVKRANRAFAELVEIGSAGAVTGENLGRWLSRPGADLPVLISNIQRHGVVRLLSTTVLGELGTETEIEISASGYQHGGDSRIVLILRNVARRLSSSPESDSLRTALASMNETVGKTPLRKLVKSTVEVVEQHYVRAALQLAEGNRTTAAEILGLSRQSLYAKLDRYKLQEEPDSTG, from the coding sequence ATGTCGGAGTTCAATGCTCCCCAACCCGATGTGACATTGCTTCTCGATATGGACGGCGTCATTCGCGAAGTGACGCTGGCTCCCGCCATGTCCAAGGAGAACATCGACGCTTGGGTGGGACGTCCGTGGTCAGACGTCGTGGGCGGCGCTTCCGACAAGATCCAGCGCATGATGCAGGACACCCAGCGTACCGGCATCTCGGCGTTTCGCCAGATCACCCAGAAATTCCCGAGCGGCCTTGAACTCCCCATGGAGTTCACCACAGTGCTGCTCGGCGGCCGCGCCGGAATGCTTGCGATCGGCAAGAACCTGCAAGCGGTCGCGGAACTACAGGCGCGGCTGATCTCCGCACAGCAGACGATCGAGCGTGATTATTGGAAGCTCCGCGAGATCGAAACGCGATATCGGCTGGTGATCGAAGACTCCAATGACGCGGTCCTCCTGGTAAAAGTAGCCGATCTCCGCATTGTCGAAGCCAATCGGACGGCTGCGACCGCCCTCGCCGGCGCCGCGCGGCGCAAGGAAGGCCCCGTCGGGAGAGACTTCCTACAGGAGATTGCAGCGAAAGACCGTGAGCCGATTGAGCTGATGCTGCGCCGGGTTCGTGATCAGGGCAAAGCGCCTGGCATCGTGGTTCATCTCGGCGCGGAAAGCGCTCCATGGACTGTACGCGGCTCCCTGATGACCCAGGAATCGACGCCGGTCTTTCTTTTACAGATGACACCGATCGGGAAATCGACCGGCGCAGCTGTGTCGGAGCAGGAAGACCTCGAGGACGTACTCGATCGCCTTCCGGACCCAGTTGCGATCATCGACGACAACGGTGAGGTCAAGCGCGCCAATCGCGCCTTCGCCGAGCTCGTCGAAATTGGATCCGCCGGAGCGGTGACGGGCGAAAATCTGGGTCGCTGGCTGTCCAGGCCCGGCGCCGATCTGCCGGTCCTGATTTCCAACATTCAGCGCCACGGAGTGGTTCGCCTGCTGTCGACCACTGTTCTGGGAGAGCTCGGAACGGAAACCGAGATCGAGATTTCCGCATCCGGCTATCAGCATGGCGGCGACAGCCGTATCGTGCTGATCCTGCGGAACGTGGCGCGCCGACTGTCGTCGAGCCCGGAAAGCGACAGCCTCCGCACGGCGCTGGCGTCCATGAATGAGACGGTCGGCAAGACGCCGCTGCGAAAGCTGGTCAAGAGCACTGTCGAGGTCGTCGAACAACACTACGTCCGTGCCGCACTGCAACTTGCCGAGGGCAATCGTACGACTGCCGCGGAGATCCTGGGGTTGAGTCGGCAAAGCCTTTACGCCAAACTCGACCGGTATAAACTTCAAGAAGAACCGGATAGCACCGGGTAG